A window of the Synechococcus sp. M16.1 genome harbors these coding sequences:
- a CDS encoding glycosyltransferase: MADIVLLATSDWDHPLWTNKQHVTCALAELGHRVLYVDSLGVRAPRVDRSDSGRILRRLRRGFRGPRQVRPGVWVMSPLVLPGQTRGWAGLLNRWSLNLSLLVADCLLDLRLPLLWTFNPQARDYLRLSRFHAVVYLCVDRIQAQPGMPVQPLEDAERDLCSLVNALFTTSPELQASLGPLNAGSHGFGNVADATHFGQALHAGLPRPADWPATKGPVLIFIGAIDAYKLDLTMLEALMERTPHWTYLFIGPVGETDPSTDVSTWKRFPHVHQLGPRPYASLPAYLAHADVALLPLQINDYTRHMYPMKFFEYLAAGRPVVATAIPALCDQGDVALLCEPEVSAFEAAIQQALAGEGPSLEHRLERAQLHTYRTRTQAMLDCLSQHGLMPDEPLAPQAPRYFHLLTQLGRPHLSAQLRLAQLRVLESLGQQQWAERCLRRWLVREPFNITLLNDLARRRFAQGDHREGRRVIERVWKEDGEAEILHQLLSRRRSLQGSRIDQLAMLDELASSTVLPIHFVGYCRMVCTYLAIDAKDVAALRRGVEGLEVILAELECDPDTFRCLQPKRKNRAKLLISAHLTRLRALIALKDTAALNRASCDLLVIARRYDPFATDRVTAISMTRSVMGCLTIAAVMAWHAGDPRRFDAVVDEMERLCKACHADRFDVIAGETHEDHRGFADAVVARLQACRWSVSEPSARPSRHQLVDPVQRVFFSDLRRERAAKAESFLQSLGLR, translated from the coding sequence GTGGCCGACATTGTTCTTCTGGCCACGTCGGACTGGGACCATCCGCTCTGGACCAACAAGCAGCATGTGACCTGTGCGCTGGCAGAGCTGGGTCATCGCGTTCTTTATGTGGATTCCCTTGGGGTCCGTGCTCCACGGGTTGATCGCTCCGACTCGGGTCGGATTTTGAGGCGTTTGCGTCGGGGATTTCGTGGGCCGCGTCAGGTGAGGCCAGGGGTATGGGTCATGTCGCCTCTGGTGCTGCCGGGGCAGACCCGAGGCTGGGCCGGACTCCTAAACCGTTGGAGTCTCAATCTCAGCCTGTTGGTGGCCGATTGTCTGCTCGACCTGCGCCTTCCGTTGCTTTGGACGTTCAATCCCCAGGCCCGCGATTATTTGCGCTTGAGCCGGTTCCATGCCGTGGTGTATCTCTGCGTGGATCGCATTCAGGCGCAGCCGGGGATGCCGGTGCAGCCTCTGGAGGATGCGGAGCGTGATCTCTGCTCTCTGGTTAATGCGCTGTTCACCACCTCGCCGGAACTGCAGGCCTCGCTCGGGCCTCTGAATGCCGGCAGCCATGGTTTTGGCAATGTGGCTGATGCCACCCATTTCGGTCAGGCCCTGCATGCCGGCCTGCCCCGACCAGCGGATTGGCCCGCCACCAAGGGGCCAGTGCTCATCTTCATTGGTGCGATCGATGCCTACAAGCTCGATCTCACCATGCTCGAGGCCTTGATGGAGCGAACCCCCCATTGGACTTATCTCTTCATCGGTCCTGTGGGGGAGACCGATCCCAGCACTGACGTCAGCACCTGGAAGCGCTTTCCCCATGTGCATCAGCTGGGCCCGAGGCCTTACGCCAGTCTCCCCGCTTACCTCGCCCATGCCGATGTGGCGTTGTTGCCGCTGCAGATCAATGACTACACCCGTCATATGTACCCGATGAAATTCTTCGAGTACCTGGCGGCCGGTCGCCCAGTGGTGGCCACGGCGATCCCCGCCTTGTGCGATCAGGGGGATGTGGCTCTGCTTTGTGAACCTGAGGTGTCCGCTTTTGAGGCGGCGATTCAGCAGGCGTTGGCAGGGGAGGGGCCGTCCCTGGAGCACCGGCTTGAGCGTGCCCAGCTGCATACCTATCGCACGCGCACCCAGGCGATGCTCGACTGCCTCAGTCAGCACGGCCTGATGCCAGATGAGCCCTTGGCTCCCCAGGCTCCCCGCTATTTCCATTTGCTTACTCAGCTGGGTCGACCCCACCTTTCAGCTCAGCTGCGCCTCGCCCAGTTGCGCGTGCTGGAAAGCTTGGGGCAACAACAGTGGGCTGAACGTTGCCTGCGTCGCTGGCTGGTGCGGGAGCCGTTCAACATCACTTTGCTGAATGATCTGGCCCGGCGTCGTTTCGCTCAGGGCGACCATCGTGAGGGTCGACGCGTGATTGAACGGGTCTGGAAGGAAGACGGTGAAGCCGAAATCCTGCACCAACTGTTATCGCGCCGCCGGTCTTTACAGGGCAGCCGCATCGATCAGCTGGCGATGTTGGATGAACTGGCCTCCAGCACGGTTTTGCCGATTCACTTCGTGGGCTACTGCCGGATGGTGTGCACCTATCTGGCCATTGATGCCAAGGATGTGGCGGCGTTGCGCCGGGGTGTGGAAGGACTGGAGGTGATCTTGGCGGAGTTGGAGTGCGATCCCGATACCTTCCGCTGCCTCCAGCCCAAACGGAAGAACCGAGCCAAATTGCTGATCTCAGCGCACCTCACGCGTCTTCGTGCCTTGATAGCGCTGAAAGACACCGCAGCTTTGAATCGGGCCTCATGCGATCTGCTGGTCATCGCCCGGCGCTACGACCCTTTCGCCACTGATCGCGTCACGGCCATATCCATGACCCGCAGCGTCATGGGCTGTCTCACCATTGCCGCGGTGATGGCTTGGCATGCCGGCGATCCGCGGCGTTTCGATGCCGTGGTCGATGAAATGGAGCGTCTGTGCAAAGCCTGTCATGCCGATCGCTTCGACGTGATCGCGGGCGAAACTCACGAAGACCATCGAGGTTTTGCTGATGCTGTAGTGGCTAGGCTTCAAGCATGCCGCTGGTCGGTATCGGAACCCAGCGCGCGTCCGTCCAGGCACCAGTTGGTTGATCCTGTCCAGCGGGTGTTTTTCTCGGATTTGCGTCGGGAACGAGCCGCCAAAGCCGAGAGCTTTCTGCAATCGCTTGGGTTGCGCTGA
- a CDS encoding glycosyltransferase codes for MAVLRVVFIIDSLKLGGAERVLLRWAGWCREEGWQVLIITRHGPQRDAYPVPDGVERWVEPRLSVPLERLGWFAFPWRLLALRQLLLRYRSDVVVGVTTLPAVKLLLASAGLPLRTVVSERNYPPAKPPSLLWRWLRRLTYPWADLHLVQTVPAGVWLRDHCAVTRQRLLPNPVSWPLPEREPVVSPEDWLAADAPLILAAGTKSHQKGFDRLMPVFAELGLRFPSLHLALLGLAPGRYHGRDQQADLRQALGDNFDLQQRMLLPGVSGSMARWYSRATVFVLPSRYEGFPNVLLEAMAAGCACIASDCLTGPSDLIRDGENGLLLPPQATTDAWVDAIETLLMDPEYRCRLGARAATVRQRYAAERLRRDFLEALRPPRHG; via the coding sequence ATGGCCGTGCTGCGGGTGGTGTTCATCATTGATTCGCTCAAGCTCGGTGGTGCGGAGCGGGTGTTGCTCCGCTGGGCCGGCTGGTGCCGTGAGGAAGGTTGGCAGGTGTTGATAATCACGCGGCATGGTCCCCAGCGTGATGCCTATCCAGTTCCCGACGGGGTGGAACGCTGGGTGGAGCCCCGGCTGTCAGTGCCCCTGGAGCGGTTGGGCTGGTTTGCTTTCCCCTGGCGGCTGTTGGCCTTGCGCCAGTTGTTGCTTCGATACCGCAGTGATGTGGTGGTGGGCGTGACCACCTTGCCTGCGGTGAAACTGCTGCTGGCCAGTGCAGGACTGCCATTGCGCACCGTGGTTTCTGAACGCAACTACCCGCCGGCCAAGCCTCCGTCCCTGCTCTGGCGATGGTTGCGGCGCCTCACCTATCCCTGGGCCGATTTGCATCTGGTTCAGACCGTCCCCGCCGGTGTTTGGCTGCGCGATCACTGTGCTGTGACGCGCCAACGGTTGCTGCCCAATCCGGTCAGCTGGCCGCTGCCGGAGCGGGAGCCTGTGGTGTCGCCTGAGGACTGGCTGGCAGCCGATGCTCCCTTGATCCTTGCGGCGGGAACAAAGTCGCATCAGAAGGGATTTGATCGTTTGATGCCTGTGTTCGCTGAGCTGGGGCTGCGGTTCCCCAGCCTGCATTTGGCCTTGCTTGGACTCGCGCCGGGTCGCTATCACGGCCGCGACCAACAGGCCGACTTGCGCCAGGCTCTCGGTGACAACTTTGACTTGCAGCAGCGGATGCTCTTGCCGGGCGTCAGCGGGAGCATGGCTCGTTGGTATTCGCGGGCCACGGTGTTCGTGCTGCCATCGCGCTATGAGGGTTTTCCCAATGTGTTGCTGGAGGCGATGGCAGCCGGTTGTGCCTGCATTGCTAGCGACTGCCTCACTGGGCCTTCGGATCTGATTCGCGATGGTGAAAACGGACTCCTTTTGCCGCCCCAAGCCACCACCGACGCTTGGGTGGACGCGATCGAAACGTTGCTGATGGATCCGGAGTACCGGTGCCGGTTGGGCGCTCGGGCGGCAACGGTGCGGCAGCGTTATGCCGCTGAACGCCTGCGGCGTGATTTTCTAGAGGCGTTGCGCCCACCGCGCCATGGATGA
- a CDS encoding glycosyltransferase: MDDLWVVLPHIGAGGAQKVGLLAAEHFAVQGFKVRVLSLRHGHPIKHAIPDGVELLDLGPDVEGGENRSLIARLRRFTNAQLIKLCRLLTLAGLQLTWRWCEHKVQPDADAWVTRLLAWCMEGLGGLRYRRLRVLLQQQRPKRVLALLTKTNILCAAAVWDLPIHLVVSERNDPRLQQLDRLWSRLRSVYYRRADVVTANTEGVLDALQAMGPWKRLALLPNPLPGGLRLQDSHQPSHDQREILAVARLVPQKGLDVLIRAFASLPPSVRDGWCVTLVGDGPERQTLEELASVAGLRDMVRFEGFRSDPLVFVRRASIFALPSRFEGMPNALLEAMAAGLPSVVSDASPGPLEMVRDGQQGLVVPSDDVIAFAAALQRLMLDGDLRHRCGVAAMATLRTLDWDVVESHWRSVLALPAQL, encoded by the coding sequence ATGGATGATCTCTGGGTTGTGCTTCCCCATATCGGTGCTGGCGGTGCCCAGAAGGTAGGCCTGCTCGCTGCGGAGCATTTCGCGGTTCAGGGATTCAAGGTGCGGGTGCTCTCTCTTCGCCATGGCCATCCCATCAAGCATGCGATCCCCGATGGTGTGGAGCTCTTGGATCTGGGCCCGGATGTTGAGGGCGGTGAGAATCGTTCGTTGATCGCGCGGCTGCGTCGCTTCACTAATGCTCAGTTGATCAAGTTATGCCGTTTGCTGACGTTGGCCGGCCTTCAGCTCACCTGGCGTTGGTGTGAGCACAAGGTTCAGCCTGATGCCGATGCTTGGGTGACTCGCCTGCTCGCATGGTGTATGGAGGGCCTTGGTGGTCTGCGCTACCGACGTCTTCGAGTGCTTTTGCAGCAGCAGCGCCCGAAGCGTGTGTTGGCACTGCTCACCAAAACCAACATCCTTTGCGCGGCTGCGGTTTGGGACCTTCCCATTCATCTCGTCGTGTCTGAACGCAATGATCCGCGCCTTCAGCAACTCGATCGTCTCTGGAGTCGGTTGCGCTCCGTTTACTACCGCCGTGCCGATGTAGTGACGGCCAATACGGAGGGGGTTCTGGATGCTCTTCAGGCCATGGGACCATGGAAACGTTTAGCTCTCTTGCCTAACCCCCTTCCTGGTGGTTTGAGGCTGCAGGATTCTCACCAGCCGAGTCACGATCAGCGGGAGATTCTGGCGGTGGCTCGTCTGGTGCCCCAGAAGGGTCTGGATGTGCTGATCCGTGCTTTCGCGTCTCTGCCGCCGTCGGTCCGAGATGGTTGGTGCGTCACCCTTGTGGGTGATGGGCCGGAGCGCCAAACCCTTGAAGAACTAGCAAGCGTTGCGGGGCTCAGGGATATGGTCCGTTTCGAGGGATTCCGCTCGGATCCGCTGGTGTTTGTGCGCCGCGCGTCGATCTTTGCGCTGCCTTCGCGGTTTGAAGGAATGCCCAATGCACTGCTTGAGGCCATGGCGGCAGGACTGCCCTCGGTGGTGAGTGATGCATCACCCGGTCCGCTGGAGATGGTGAGGGATGGTCAGCAGGGGCTGGTGGTGCCCAGTGACGATGTGATCGCTTTCGCTGCGGCACTCCAGCGGCTGATGCTCGATGGAGATCTGCGCCATCGTTGCGGTGTTGCTGCCATGGCAACGTTGCGGACGCTCGACTGGGATGTGGTGGAGTCCCACTGGCGTTCGGTATTGGCTTTGCCTGCGCAGCTATGA
- a CDS encoding glycosyltransferase, with translation MSEVPAGRSNCRERVLVLAPTARAVSETFIRANLNGLSLDLTAYFGDDLPLHAPWRLAYGSAIFISKFFTRLNWLHLAGLPAACVAFALIRRHQPEVVMVEFGFEAVRVMEACVWSGVPLVVHFRGSDASARTRLGLLKNRYRRLLSMASGVIVKSRPMADTLLALGAPADRLLISPSGANASLFQGSSPAAAPPVLLAVGRFVPKKGPLETLRAFGLLCRDPVLSASKPQLWMVGDGPLLPSARSLVIELGLQERVRFLGVCSQVRVAELMRQVRGFVQHSKVAPDGDSEGSPVAVMEAQLSGLPVVATRHAGIPEVVLENQTGLLVDEGDECAMAHAMSLLLLDPALAAELGACGRRRIQEQFTVEHHLRQVEQLLRDAIYDRRAACC, from the coding sequence ATGAGTGAGGTCCCCGCCGGTCGCAGCAACTGCCGTGAGCGGGTGCTTGTTTTGGCCCCCACAGCACGCGCTGTCAGTGAAACGTTCATTCGCGCCAATCTCAACGGGCTGTCATTGGACTTGACGGCTTACTTCGGCGATGACCTTCCCTTGCATGCGCCTTGGCGATTGGCCTACGGCAGTGCCATCTTCATCAGCAAATTTTTCACGCGTTTGAATTGGCTGCATCTGGCTGGCTTGCCTGCAGCCTGTGTGGCCTTTGCCCTGATCCGTCGCCATCAACCGGAGGTGGTGATGGTTGAGTTTGGCTTTGAAGCCGTGCGGGTGATGGAGGCCTGCGTTTGGTCGGGCGTACCCCTGGTGGTGCATTTCCGCGGATCCGATGCTTCTGCACGGACTCGACTGGGGCTTCTCAAGAATCGTTATCGACGTCTGCTGAGCATGGCCTCCGGTGTGATCGTCAAATCCAGACCAATGGCCGACACCCTGTTAGCGCTGGGTGCACCGGCGGACCGCCTGCTGATCAGTCCCTCTGGCGCCAATGCGTCCTTGTTTCAGGGCAGCTCCCCGGCTGCGGCCCCCCCTGTCCTGTTGGCAGTGGGGCGTTTTGTGCCCAAGAAAGGACCTCTTGAAACCCTCCGAGCATTTGGCTTGCTTTGCCGTGATCCAGTGCTTTCTGCCTCCAAGCCCCAACTCTGGATGGTGGGTGACGGACCACTGTTGCCCTCAGCACGATCGCTGGTGATTGAACTTGGCCTTCAGGAGAGGGTTCGCTTTCTGGGTGTTTGCTCTCAAGTTCGTGTGGCGGAACTGATGCGGCAGGTCCGAGGATTCGTTCAGCATTCGAAGGTGGCCCCGGATGGTGACAGCGAGGGCAGTCCCGTGGCAGTGATGGAGGCTCAACTCAGTGGTTTGCCCGTTGTTGCGACGCGTCATGCGGGCATTCCTGAGGTGGTGCTGGAGAACCAGACAGGGTTGCTGGTGGATGAAGGAGATGAGTGCGCCATGGCACATGCGATGAGCTTGCTGCTGTTGGATCCTGCGTTGGCGGCAGAGTTGGGTGCCTGCGGACGCCGGCGCATTCAAGAGCAATTCACGGTTGAACATCATCTTCGGCAGGTCGAGCAGCTGTTGCGCGATGCCATCTACGACAGGAGAGCAGCGTGCTGTTGA
- a CDS encoding sulfotransferase, producing the protein MTFPPDASVRPTVVYITSRGHSGSTLLSLILGGHSQIVSGGELKMLINAKDENKLCSCHFVTPDQCPFWSQVQRHVIDSVGVPFDELALMEDGDDETFSLHNQALFTAIADVSGCSIVVDSSKSLMRLSRLLRAQENGCFINVRPIHLHRGPLGFANSCRRKGQTLFAAAERHSREFFRTREFLSGKSHLFVSYEKFARQTRPSLCRLMGWIGLSIDESQLQWRQGIRRDIGGNRMRIGGSSLIQIDQSWKHDLTIAEIIKLTFFTLPIRLRSKWLYSRFRNRRIKFGL; encoded by the coding sequence ATGACTTTTCCGCCTGACGCATCTGTAAGGCCAACTGTGGTTTACATCACAAGTAGGGGCCACAGTGGTTCTACTTTGTTGTCTCTAATACTTGGAGGTCATTCTCAGATTGTGAGTGGAGGAGAGTTGAAGATGCTGATTAATGCCAAGGATGAAAACAAATTATGTAGCTGCCACTTTGTAACTCCAGATCAATGCCCTTTCTGGAGTCAGGTGCAGCGTCATGTCATCGATTCTGTCGGTGTTCCTTTTGATGAGCTTGCTTTAATGGAGGATGGTGATGATGAGACTTTCTCACTGCATAATCAGGCTTTGTTCACTGCGATTGCTGATGTAAGTGGCTGTTCGATCGTTGTTGATTCATCGAAGTCTTTGATGCGTTTGTCCCGCTTACTTCGGGCGCAGGAAAATGGATGTTTTATCAATGTGCGGCCTATCCATCTTCATAGAGGCCCCTTGGGGTTTGCAAACAGTTGTCGAAGAAAAGGTCAAACATTATTCGCTGCAGCTGAACGTCATTCGAGGGAATTTTTTAGAACTCGCGAATTCCTCAGTGGCAAGTCTCATTTGTTTGTTAGTTATGAAAAATTTGCTCGTCAAACAAGGCCCTCGCTGTGCCGTTTGATGGGCTGGATTGGTTTGTCGATTGATGAATCTCAGTTACAGTGGAGGCAGGGTATTCGTAGAGATATTGGAGGAAATCGTATGCGAATTGGCGGCTCGTCTTTGATTCAAATCGATCAGAGTTGGAAGCATGATTTAACTATTGCTGAAATCATCAAGCTAACGTTCTTTACTCTGCCGATTCGTTTGCGTTCTAAATGGCTTTACTCTAGGTTCCGTAATCGCAGGATTAAATTTGGTTTATGA
- a CDS encoding sulfotransferase: MTSWNLVYITSNGHSGSTLLDMLIGSHSECITLGEIHQLTLKAKGVCACGAANYKECSFWRDIDLRLQSDGGPELSELHVDSCHQDEFRRSNHALLSVLQEKTKARWFVDSSKKLTRLKSLLADSSINVLPVHIVRRPEGVVCSNMAKGRGFLSSLRSYYSGLWSRYKYLRRKPHLLVSYEELCSHPEQVMNRIMNKLGLDFESEQLDWSSHDHHNVNGNKRTRTTRQSSIRLDERWRTDLSIWQRLVVKLATVKFKTWLRLRYGVESC; the protein is encoded by the coding sequence ATGACCTCCTGGAATTTGGTTTATATCACTAGCAATGGCCATAGTGGGTCAACATTGTTGGATATGTTGATCGGCTCCCACTCTGAGTGCATCACTTTGGGAGAAATTCATCAGCTCACGCTGAAGGCGAAAGGGGTATGTGCTTGTGGGGCCGCTAACTATAAAGAATGCTCTTTCTGGCGTGATATCGATTTACGACTTCAGTCTGATGGTGGACCTGAGTTGTCTGAATTGCATGTCGACTCTTGCCATCAAGACGAATTTCGGCGTAGTAATCATGCATTGCTTAGTGTTCTTCAAGAGAAAACAAAAGCTCGTTGGTTTGTGGATTCATCCAAGAAGCTGACGAGATTAAAAAGTTTGCTCGCTGATTCCTCTATCAACGTTTTGCCTGTACACATTGTTCGACGGCCTGAGGGTGTCGTCTGCTCAAACATGGCAAAGGGAAGAGGATTTTTATCTTCGTTGCGTTCCTATTATTCTGGCCTTTGGTCCAGATATAAGTATTTGCGAAGGAAACCCCATCTTCTTGTTTCTTATGAGGAACTCTGTTCTCATCCAGAACAAGTGATGAATCGGATTATGAATAAATTGGGTTTAGATTTTGAGTCTGAGCAGTTGGATTGGTCAAGTCATGACCACCATAATGTAAATGGGAATAAGCGCACACGCACAACTCGCCAGTCTTCAATTCGTTTGGATGAGCGTTGGAGGACAGACCTCAGTATCTGGCAGCGTCTTGTTGTGAAGCTGGCTACGGTTAAATTCAAGACTTGGCTTCGATTGCGCTATGGGGTCGAGTCTTGCTGA
- a CDS encoding sulfotransferase yields MQKIGPHFIVIGAQRSGTTWLHRVLSQHDKLWLTPVKELHYFDKQSIKLGVLNKYERHRARFWSWKRAAIDPRWFGRYWFLPRGDEWYAKLFRRARARGKITGEITPAYAAMSDQKWVQIHSLFPDVRLIFVMRDPIIRTWSALRNNMKKGRIDPFSSVEDLIELSLKPSIASRSDYLHAIQMVESKFGADQLHCCFFEQLIAEPTVFADSIFKFLGVNPLGEELVVPAAVNSAAGGDQPPLALQRALAKEYLPMTDQLADRFGGIPREWATKYRKLLG; encoded by the coding sequence ATGCAAAAAATTGGACCTCACTTTATTGTCATCGGAGCGCAACGTTCTGGAACGACATGGCTTCATCGTGTATTGTCTCAGCACGATAAGCTTTGGCTTACTCCTGTCAAAGAGTTGCATTATTTTGATAAACAATCTATCAAGTTGGGAGTATTGAATAAGTATGAGCGTCATCGGGCTCGTTTCTGGAGCTGGAAGCGTGCGGCGATCGATCCGAGATGGTTTGGCCGCTATTGGTTCTTGCCTCGTGGTGATGAATGGTATGCAAAGCTTTTTCGTCGAGCCCGTGCAAGGGGAAAAATTACAGGAGAAATTACTCCTGCTTATGCTGCAATGTCTGATCAAAAATGGGTTCAGATTCATTCATTATTCCCTGATGTCCGTTTAATTTTTGTGATGCGAGATCCGATTATAAGAACCTGGTCTGCCCTTCGAAATAATATGAAGAAAGGTCGAATTGATCCTTTCTCTTCTGTAGAAGATCTTATTGAGCTGTCTTTGAAGCCGTCCATTGCTTCTAGATCTGATTACCTCCATGCAATTCAGATGGTGGAGTCGAAATTTGGGGCTGACCAGCTGCATTGCTGTTTTTTTGAGCAGCTCATAGCTGAGCCAACTGTTTTCGCGGATTCAATTTTTAAATTTTTGGGTGTAAATCCATTGGGAGAGGAATTGGTTGTTCCTGCGGCTGTTAATAGTGCAGCCGGCGGAGATCAACCTCCTCTTGCATTGCAGCGAGCTTTGGCAAAGGAGTATCTGCCTATGACCGATCAGTTGGCTGACCGTTTTGGTGGCATTCCACGAGAATGGGCGACAAAGTATCGGAAGCTTTTGGGCTGA